TAAGTCTTTATGCGATTATAGTTGCCATAAGTTCTCCTGGAGTTGGTTTTAATTTTGACCAAATGAAAACCTACCCTATTTTACGAGGTGAATTATTAGAAGATCAGATTGATATTCCACAAAATGATAATTTTTCCAAACAAGAAGTCAAAAAAGGTTTTTTAGGTAAATATTGTATTCATAAAAACCTTGAAAAAAAGAGTAAAAGAGTTGTTGCAATTGGCCGTGAAACAGAATTAAACACCATAAAAGAAATTCTTTGCAGATTTTCTAAACCAAATGTATTATTGATTGGAGATCGTGGAATCGGTAAATCAATATTAATTGATACTCTTATTCAAAATGTAATTGCAAATCAGGTTCCAGATGCTTTAAACAAAGTACAACTTTTTGAATTGGACTTATCCTCTTTAATTGCTGGTGCTTCATACAAAGGTGAAATTGAAGATCGATTAAAAAACTGTATTCAAGAACTGAGACAGTATCCAAAAGCAATATTTATTATTGAAGAGTTCCATACACTATTGGATAAAAATGGTGGAGACTCTGGTGTTTCAAATGTTTTGAAGGGAGAATTAGCTAAAGGTTTAAATATCATTGCAACTTCAACCATTGATGAATTTTCAAAAAGAATCGAAAAAGAACAAGGTTTATCTGGAATGTTTGAAATCGTAAAATTGGAAGAATCTGACGATGAAACTTTATTCAGAATGATTAGAGAATCAATAAAGACGTATCAAGAACATCATAAAATACAAATTGATGATGAAACTATATCTGAATCTATTCGATTGTCAAGAAGATATTTAAAAGAAAAAAGTCTGCCAGAATCAGCAATAAATCTTATCGATCATACAATGTCGGTATTAAAGACATCTGGTGAGACTTTCTTAAAAGAAAAACAATCTATTCTTGATAAATTATCTGTTTTAAAAACGAACGAGAAAAATTTATCTGAAGAACAATTAATAAAAGAATTTAACTGGTTTCTTACTGATTTAATCAATAAAACTACTTTTTTAATGATTGTGGATGAAGAAAATGATAAGAATACTTTTGAAACTTCCGAATCAATTGTTAAACACATCGAAAGTCTAATTAATGGTCTAGAAGAAAAAGCTTTAGACAAACGTTTACATATTGAGCCTATTGACTTATCACTAATTATCGCCAAGAAAACGGGTATTCCTGTTGGAAAATTAAAAGAAGAAGAAAAGCAAAAGCTTAATAGTATCGAAGAAGTTTTAAACCGAAGAGTTATTGGTCAAAATCATTGTATTGCTTCAGTTGCGGGTTCTATTTTAGAATCAAGATCTGGTTTAAGTAAAGCAGGTCAACCGATTGCATCATTCTTTTTTTTAGGACCAACTGGAACGGGTAAAACAGAATTAGCAAAAAGTTTAGCAGAATTTCTTTTTCAAGATGAAAATGCGATTATTAGGTTTGATATGTCTGAATTTAAAGAAGAGCATTCAGCTGCATTGCTTTATGGAGCACCTCCAGGATATGTTGGTTATGAAGAAGGTGGATTATTAGTAAATAAGATAAGACAAAAACCATATTCTATTGTACTATTTGATGAAATTGAAAAAGCACATGCTTCTGTTTATGATGTTTTTCTACAGATAATGGATGAGGGAAAATTACACGACCGTTTAGGAAAAGAAGGAGATTTTTCGAATGCGATTATCCTTTTTACCTCAAATATCGGAGCAGATCATATTGTAGAAACATTTAATAGAGGCCAAATTCCTAGTTCTTCTTCTTTAATGGAAATCATGGGGAATTATTTTAGACCAGAATTTTTAGGAAGATTAACCGAAATTGTACCCTTTGCTCCTATCAGTAAAGAAAATGCTTTAAAAATATTTGAAATTCATCTTAAAAAAGAATTTATCGATTTACTAAAGAATATTAATATTACTGTTGAAATTCCAATGGAAGCTAAACTTTATTTAGCCGAGAACGGATACAATGCAAAATATGGTGCAAGACCTATAAAAAGTATAATTAGAACTCATTTGAGAAGACCATTAGCTAAAAAAATAATTTCTGGAGAAGTTAAAGATGGAGATAAAATGATTGTTACAATTGAAAATGGGGAAGTTAAATGGTTAAATGAAACAATTTTAAACGTCATATCATAACTCTTAAGTAAAACATAAAAAAACTCCATTAGAAATAATGGAGTTTTTTTATGTTTTACTACAATTGGTAATTTGGTATACTTATTTTGCAATAATAATAAAATCAGATCTTCTATTGATCAAATGCTCTTCCTCTGTACATTTTACCCCATTACTACATTTATTAATCAATCTTGATTCTCCATAGCCAATTGCACTAAGAATTCTAGAAGAATCTATTCCGCTTTTGATAAGATAGTCGAGTGTTGCTTTGGCTCTATTATCAGACAATTTTAAATTATATTGATCTTTTCCTCGTGAATCGGTATGTGATTCAATTTTTATAATAACTTTTGGGAATTTTTGCATTAGAAAAACAACTTTCGAAAGTTCTTCAATCGCTAAAGGAGTAATGTCAAACTTATCATAATCAAAATAAATTGGGTTTACATCCACTTTTTCAACTCCTTTTTTATCTCTTATTACTAGATCATTATAATTACTCAAATAAAAGTCAATATCCTTAATTTCGGTGTTGTAAGTATCTGTTGTTTCAACAGTTTTTTCATCATTACTATAATTTGGTTTGGTAGCAATCATTTTTATGATACTATCACAAGGAACTTTGATTATGTACTTACCCAAATCATCTGTATTTGCTTCTGCAATAACTTCGTCATGAGAATTATAAGCTCTTACTAAAACCTCCTTCAATGGTAATGTTGATTTACGATCGAAAGCTGTTCCCGAAATACTTTGAGTACAGACTAAAGGTCTTTTTGTAAATGAATATATATCATCATTCCCTTTACCTTGTGCTCGATTGGATGAAAAATACCCGAAACTATTTTTACAATTAATAATAAAAGCAAAGTCATCTTTGTTACTATTTATGGGTGCACCAAGATTTTTAGGAGTTGAAAATTTTAAATCTCCTGAAAACTTACTTTCATAGATATCTAGATTTCCCCAACCATAATGGCCATCAGATGAAAAATAAAGTATCCCATTACAGAAAAATGGAAAAACATCCTCACCCATAGTATTTATTTTAGGACCTAAATTCTTTGGAGAACCCATCGTTCCGTCATCGGCAATTTGAACTACGTATAGATCTGTTTCTCCATAACCACCAGGCATATCTGAAGCAAAAAACAACCATTTACCGTCTTCACTCAAAGAAGGTTGTCCCACAGAATAATCTTCACTAGAAAAAAAGACTTTTTCGGAATTTACTAATTTACCATCTACAATTTGACCTTTAATGATTTGGAAATTATTCGTTTTAGTATCATCAACTACTAATTTTTTCTTTTTAGTGATATTGGTAGAATAATACATAGTTTGCCCTTTTGCATCAAAAGTTGTTGTGGCATCGTGGTATTTAGTTTCAATATTTGGTAAAAAAATAGTTGGGTTAAATAAACTATTATCTGCAGGATTTCTTTCGGCAACGTATAAATTTAGATACGGTTCATTATTCCAGCTATACAATCCATTTGAAAAATGGGTTGTATCCCTTGCTGAAGAAAACACTATTTTATCATTATAGAAACTCGCTCCAAAATCAGACAAATCAGTATTAATATCTAAATTTTTTATGGCATATAAAGGTTTCTTTAGAGTTAAACTGTCCATTTGTTGCTTTTGATATTTATAGCGTTTGATTTCCTCAAGATCATTTTTTTTCTCTAAATATTCAAGTGTTATTTTATTAGCATCATCATAGTCCATAACCGCTTTCATAGTCTGGATATACCTCAAATAAGAAAGGTCAGTTAAATTGTTTTCCTGTATTTCATATAACCTTTTGTACCATTTTAAGGCATTTTGACTGTCCGAAATATAATAGTAAGAGTCTGCCGCATTTTTTATGGTATGTGCAGAAGGACTTTTTATGTTTTGCAAACATTCTTCGTATGCTTTGGCAGCATCTGCATAAGAATAGTCATTAAACAAGGCATCTGCTTTTTTTAGATTTGTCTGCGAATAAGCGGTTGTTAAACACCACAATAAACAAATGGTATACGTTCTTTTCATAGGTAC
The Flavobacterium sp. 5 DNA segment above includes these coding regions:
- a CDS encoding AAA family ATPase; the protein is MEEEKNIFSVELLSALEIAKKIAKSNLNKYYSASHLLKAILNRDLSLLKRLETMGKDVYYLDEWAEVRMEEEPKTTHVLDSEPSHLIDEIIIEAESVRIALNEDEISLYAIIVAISSPGVGFNFDQMKTYPILRGELLEDQIDIPQNDNFSKQEVKKGFLGKYCIHKNLEKKSKRVVAIGRETELNTIKEILCRFSKPNVLLIGDRGIGKSILIDTLIQNVIANQVPDALNKVQLFELDLSSLIAGASYKGEIEDRLKNCIQELRQYPKAIFIIEEFHTLLDKNGGDSGVSNVLKGELAKGLNIIATSTIDEFSKRIEKEQGLSGMFEIVKLEESDDETLFRMIRESIKTYQEHHKIQIDDETISESIRLSRRYLKEKSLPESAINLIDHTMSVLKTSGETFLKEKQSILDKLSVLKTNEKNLSEEQLIKEFNWFLTDLINKTTFLMIVDEENDKNTFETSESIVKHIESLINGLEEKALDKRLHIEPIDLSLIIAKKTGIPVGKLKEEEKQKLNSIEEVLNRRVIGQNHCIASVAGSILESRSGLSKAGQPIASFFFLGPTGTGKTELAKSLAEFLFQDENAIIRFDMSEFKEEHSAALLYGAPPGYVGYEEGGLLVNKIRQKPYSIVLFDEIEKAHASVYDVFLQIMDEGKLHDRLGKEGDFSNAIILFTSNIGADHIVETFNRGQIPSSSSLMEIMGNYFRPEFLGRLTEIVPFAPISKENALKIFEIHLKKEFIDLLKNINITVEIPMEAKLYLAENGYNAKYGARPIKSIIRTHLRRPLAKKIISGEVKDGDKMIVTIENGEVKWLNETILNVIS
- a CDS encoding OmpA family protein; translated protein: MKRTYTICLLWCLTTAYSQTNLKKADALFNDYSYADAAKAYEECLQNIKSPSAHTIKNAADSYYYISDSQNALKWYKRLYEIQENNLTDLSYLRYIQTMKAVMDYDDANKITLEYLEKKNDLEEIKRYKYQKQQMDSLTLKKPLYAIKNLDINTDLSDFGASFYNDKIVFSSARDTTHFSNGLYSWNNEPYLNLYVAERNPADNSLFNPTIFLPNIETKYHDATTTFDAKGQTMYYSTNITKKKKLVVDDTKTNNFQIIKGQIVDGKLVNSEKVFFSSEDYSVGQPSLSEDGKWLFFASDMPGGYGETDLYVVQIADDGTMGSPKNLGPKINTMGEDVFPFFCNGILYFSSDGHYGWGNLDIYESKFSGDLKFSTPKNLGAPINSNKDDFAFIINCKNSFGYFSSNRAQGKGNDDIYSFTKRPLVCTQSISGTAFDRKSTLPLKEVLVRAYNSHDEVIAEANTDDLGKYIIKVPCDSIIKMIATKPNYSNDEKTVETTDTYNTEIKDIDFYLSNYNDLVIRDKKGVEKVDVNPIYFDYDKFDITPLAIEELSKVVFLMQKFPKVIIKIESHTDSRGKDQYNLKLSDNRAKATLDYLIKSGIDSSRILSAIGYGESRLINKCSNGVKCTEEEHLINRRSDFIIIAK